The following proteins come from a genomic window of Aquimarina sp. MAR_2010_214:
- the era gene encoding GTPase Era, translated as MAHKAGFVNIIGNPNVGKSTLMNAFIGEKLSIITSKAQTTRHRILGIVNGDDFQVILSDTPGIIKPAYELQESMMDFVKSAFEDADVLIYMVEIGEKDLKDEAFFNKITNAKIPILLLINKIDQSNQEKLEEQVQFWSQKVPNAEIYPISALENFNVKEVFGRIVELLPDSPPFYPKDQLTDKPERFFVNEAIREKILVHYKKEIPYSVEVETEEFVEDDDIIRIRSVIMVERDSQKGIIIGHKGSALKRVGTEARKELEKFFGKKIHIELYVKINKNWRSNERQLKRFGYNN; from the coding sequence ATGGCTCATAAAGCTGGTTTTGTAAATATTATAGGTAACCCTAATGTCGGTAAATCTACATTAATGAATGCTTTTATTGGCGAGAAGTTATCTATTATTACTTCTAAAGCGCAAACAACAAGACATCGTATTTTAGGAATTGTAAACGGTGATGATTTTCAGGTGATTCTGTCAGATACTCCTGGGATTATAAAACCTGCGTATGAACTCCAGGAATCAATGATGGATTTTGTTAAATCTGCTTTTGAAGATGCCGATGTATTGATATATATGGTAGAGATCGGTGAAAAAGATCTGAAAGATGAAGCTTTTTTTAATAAAATAACAAATGCAAAAATTCCTATTCTTTTACTAATAAACAAAATTGACCAGTCTAATCAGGAAAAATTAGAGGAACAGGTTCAGTTTTGGAGTCAAAAAGTACCCAATGCAGAAATATATCCTATATCTGCTTTAGAGAATTTTAATGTAAAAGAAGTTTTTGGTAGAATAGTCGAATTATTACCAGATTCTCCGCCTTTTTATCCAAAAGATCAGTTAACAGATAAACCAGAACGTTTTTTTGTAAATGAAGCCATTCGCGAAAAAATATTAGTGCACTATAAAAAAGAGATCCCTTATTCTGTAGAGGTAGAGACAGAAGAATTTGTAGAGGATGATGATATTATTAGAATTCGTTCGGTAATTATGGTTGAGAGGGATTCTCAAAAAGGAATAATTATAGGCCATAAAGGATCTGCTTTAAAAAGAGTAGGTACTGAAGCTCGTAAAGAACTGGAAAAGTTTTTTGGAAAAAAGATACATATAGAACTTTATGTAAAAATCAATAAAAATTGGCGCAGCAATGAACGTCAATTAAAACGATTTGGATATAATAATTAA
- a CDS encoding MerR family transcriptional regulator, whose product MYVDLPKKMYYSIGEVADAFDVNASLIRFWEKEFDIIKPKKNAKGNRKFTPEDIKNLELIYHLVKERGFTLEGAKIHLKEQKQEALDSFDIIRKLESIKGQLLKIKEQL is encoded by the coding sequence ATGTATGTAGACTTACCAAAAAAAATGTATTACAGTATTGGCGAAGTAGCCGATGCATTTGATGTAAACGCTTCATTAATTCGCTTTTGGGAAAAGGAATTTGATATTATAAAGCCTAAAAAAAATGCTAAAGGCAATCGAAAATTCACCCCAGAAGACATCAAAAACCTTGAGTTAATTTACCACTTGGTAAAAGAACGCGGATTTACTTTGGAAGGTGCTAAAATTCATCTTAAAGAACAAAAACAAGAAGCCTTAGACAGTTTTGATATTATCAGAAAACTAGAATCTATCAAAGGACAATTGCTTAAGATTAAAGAACAACTATAA
- a CDS encoding OmpA family protein has product MFSNTPWKQVFNIKFWDRLKNHTLFFASIFIKRNLISLWAFILLSSSQLFSQDQDKLITKADQSFTAFAYIDARAIYIDVAQRGYSSQNLYAKLGDSFYFTGDLEDSVIWYEKLIQNYPEDLNPEYLFRYAQSLKSVERYKEADNIMDQFYAITGNDKRARSFIEKRNYLDFIEMQSGKYDIFPLSINSKNSEYAPSFNNKNQIVFASSRSKNTNDSKLHKWNKMPFLDIFSSNIKEDQITLEDPVKLKGKINTKFHESSTSFSKDGQTVYFSRNNYTNNKLGTSKKGVVLLKLYKATLKDGTWTDIEELSFSSDEYSVSHPSLSADGTKLYFASDMPGSMGQSDLFVVDVLGDGKYGEPKNLGGNINTEGRETFPYISSSGRLYFSSDGHVGLGGLDIFVSVPNESGFSNAFNIGKPVNSSKDDFTFVLNEDTKIGYFASNRKGGKGNDDIYSFKQTEELITSCMQYIEGTITDSATGEPLLRTDIIVLDKNKNTIHQAVSDLKGKYKIKVPCNESYTIRAELNEYMPKEVSLETTGIFEFIHNIPFVLEKTGVQKLLSTRVEITIGDDLGKILQLEPIYFGLDDYEISPNAEVELQKIISAMNKYPELKIEVRSHTDSRSSHWYNKRLSVKRMRATIKYIVREGNVNWRRIPGKAYGERRLMNKCADGVDCTEEEHQENRRSEFIIIKMK; this is encoded by the coding sequence ATGTTTTCAAACACCCCGTGGAAACAAGTTTTTAACATTAAATTCTGGGATCGTTTGAAAAATCACACATTATTTTTTGCCTCAATCTTTATAAAAAGAAATCTCATTTCTTTATGGGCATTTATTCTCTTATCATCGTCACAGCTTTTTTCTCAAGATCAGGATAAACTTATAACTAAGGCAGATCAAAGTTTTACAGCATTTGCTTATATAGATGCCAGAGCAATATATATAGATGTTGCTCAACGTGGATATTCTTCTCAAAATCTATATGCTAAACTAGGAGATTCATTTTATTTTACAGGAGATCTTGAAGACTCTGTAATATGGTATGAGAAATTAATTCAGAACTATCCAGAAGATTTAAATCCCGAATATTTATTTAGATATGCACAAAGCTTAAAAAGTGTTGAGCGTTACAAGGAAGCCGATAATATTATGGATCAATTCTATGCTATTACAGGAAATGACAAACGTGCTAGGTCTTTCATAGAAAAGAGGAATTATTTAGATTTTATCGAAATGCAATCGGGTAAATATGACATATTCCCTCTTAGTATTAATTCAAAAAATTCAGAATACGCTCCTAGTTTCAACAATAAAAATCAAATCGTCTTTGCCTCGTCAAGAAGTAAAAATACTAATGATTCAAAACTTCATAAATGGAACAAAATGCCTTTTTTAGATATCTTTTCTTCAAATATCAAAGAAGATCAGATTACTCTGGAAGACCCTGTTAAGTTAAAAGGAAAAATAAACACAAAATTCCATGAGTCATCTACTAGTTTTAGTAAAGACGGACAAACAGTATATTTCTCTAGAAACAACTACACTAACAATAAATTAGGAACAAGCAAAAAAGGGGTTGTACTCTTAAAATTATATAAGGCCACCCTCAAAGACGGAACATGGACAGATATCGAAGAATTATCATTTTCTAGTGACGAATATTCTGTATCTCACCCTTCTTTAAGTGCTGATGGAACTAAACTCTATTTTGCCAGCGATATGCCTGGCTCTATGGGGCAGTCTGATCTGTTTGTGGTAGATGTATTAGGAGATGGAAAATATGGTGAACCAAAAAACTTAGGAGGTAATATAAATACAGAAGGCAGAGAAACTTTTCCTTATATAAGTAGCAGTGGAAGGCTCTATTTTTCTAGTGATGGTCATGTAGGGTTGGGAGGCTTAGATATTTTTGTTTCTGTACCTAACGAATCTGGCTTTTCTAATGCTTTTAATATTGGTAAACCTGTAAATAGTTCTAAAGACGATTTTACCTTTGTATTAAACGAAGATACCAAAATAGGATATTTTGCCAGTAACAGAAAAGGAGGCAAAGGCAATGATGATATCTACAGCTTTAAACAAACAGAAGAATTGATCACTTCTTGTATGCAATATATAGAAGGCACAATCACAGATAGCGCAACTGGTGAGCCACTTTTAAGAACAGATATTATAGTGTTGGATAAAAATAAAAACACAATACATCAGGCAGTTTCTGATTTAAAAGGAAAATACAAAATTAAAGTCCCTTGTAATGAATCATATACAATACGAGCAGAACTAAATGAGTATATGCCAAAAGAAGTTTCACTAGAAACCACAGGTATTTTTGAATTTATTCACAATATTCCTTTTGTATTAGAAAAAACAGGAGTGCAAAAATTGTTATCTACCAGAGTAGAGATCACTATCGGTGATGATTTAGGCAAGATTTTACAGCTAGAACCTATTTATTTTGGTCTGGATGATTATGAAATTAGTCCAAATGCCGAAGTAGAACTCCAAAAAATAATTTCGGCGATGAATAAATATCCCGAATTAAAGATTGAGGTTCGCTCACATACCGATAGTAGATCCAGTCATTGGTACAACAAAAGGTTAAGTGTAAAAAGAATGAGGGCCACAATAAAATATATAGTGCGAGAAGGTAATGTTAATTGGCGACGTATACCTGGTAAAGCCTATGGAGAGAGAAGGTTAATGAATAAGTGTGCTGATGGAGTCGATTGCACAGAGGAAGAGCATCAGGAAAACAGAAGAAGCGAGTTTATCATTATCAAAATGAAATGA
- a CDS encoding M23 family metallopeptidase: MSKVKYYYDSETLSYRRIEQKKGRKFGIAALGVISSFLAGFILLLIYLNIPQLETPKEKAYKRELENMQLQYDLMNQRLKRDENILKEIAERDDNIYRLYFGANPIPEELRNAGFGGVNRYKSLEGFDNSDIIIESSERIDKLTKQIVVQSKSLDEIASLAEKKEELLATIPAIQPIQNSDLKRMASGYGWRSDPFTKARKFHYGMDFSANTGTPVYASGNGVVTRADANSSGYGKHIRIDHGFNYVSLYAHLNKYNVKKGQKVKRGDVIGFVGSTGRSVAPHLHYEIFKDGEKINPRNFYYGSLTSEEFDQMLKASNLINETLD; encoded by the coding sequence ATGTCAAAGGTTAAATATTACTATGATAGTGAGACGCTTTCTTATCGCAGAATTGAGCAAAAGAAAGGGCGTAAATTTGGTATAGCTGCATTAGGAGTGATTAGCTCTTTTTTAGCTGGTTTTATCCTTCTTCTTATTTATCTTAACATCCCTCAATTAGAGACCCCAAAAGAAAAAGCCTATAAAAGGGAACTTGAAAACATGCAGCTTCAATATGATTTAATGAATCAAAGATTGAAGCGTGATGAAAATATTTTAAAAGAAATCGCCGAGCGTGACGATAATATATATCGACTTTATTTTGGAGCTAATCCTATTCCTGAGGAATTACGTAACGCTGGATTTGGAGGAGTTAACAGGTACAAAAGCTTAGAAGGTTTTGACAATTCTGATATTATTATTGAAAGCAGTGAACGTATAGACAAATTGACCAAACAGATTGTAGTTCAATCAAAATCTCTTGATGAAATCGCATCTTTGGCAGAGAAAAAAGAAGAATTATTAGCAACAATTCCCGCTATACAGCCTATACAAAATTCGGATTTAAAACGTATGGCATCGGGTTATGGATGGAGAAGTGACCCTTTTACCAAAGCAAGAAAATTTCATTATGGAATGGATTTTTCTGCCAATACAGGAACTCCTGTTTATGCGTCAGGTAATGGTGTTGTAACCCGTGCAGATGCTAATTCTTCTGGTTACGGAAAACATATACGCATTGATCACGGTTTTAATTATGTTAGCTTATATGCCCATCTAAATAAATACAATGTAAAAAAAGGGCAGAAAGTAAAACGGGGAGATGTTATTGGATTCGTAGGAAGTACAGGAAGATCTGTTGCCCCTCACTTACATTATGAGATTTTTAAAGATGGTGAAAAGATTAATCCTAGAAATTTCTATTACGGAAGTTTAACTTCTGAAGAATTTGATCAAATGCTTAAAGCTTCTAATCTAATTAATGAAACTCTAGACTAA
- the der gene encoding ribosome biogenesis GTPase Der: protein MSGIVAIVGRPNVGKSTFFNRLIQRREAIVDAVSGVTRDRHYGKSDWNGVEFSLIDTGGYVVGSDDVFETEIDKQVELAIDEADAIIFMVDVESGITGMDQDVANLLRKVDKPVFLVVNKVDNGQRATNAVEFYNLGLGEYYTIASINGSGTGELLDELVKVLPEKDEDESSELPRFAVVGRPNAGKSSFINALIGEDRYIVTDIAGTTRDAIDTKYNRFGFEFNLVDTAGIRRKSKVKEDLEFYSVMRSVRAIEHSDVCLIVLDATRGFDGQVQNIFWLAERNRKGIVILVNKWDLVENKESNTLKDFEKYIRREIEPFTDVPIVFISTLTKQRIFKAIETAVEVYKNRSKKIKTSELNDVLLPIIEHNPPPAYKGKYVKIKYITQLPTPQPQFAFFCNLPQYIRDPYKRFLENQLRKEFNFHGVPVSVYLRKK from the coding sequence ATGAGTGGTATAGTGGCAATTGTAGGAAGACCTAATGTTGGAAAGTCAACGTTCTTTAATCGATTAATTCAAAGAAGAGAGGCTATTGTAGATGCTGTTAGCGGGGTAACCCGTGATCGACATTATGGAAAGAGTGATTGGAATGGAGTAGAGTTTTCATTGATTGATACCGGTGGATATGTTGTGGGGAGTGATGATGTTTTTGAGACCGAAATCGATAAGCAGGTAGAATTGGCTATCGATGAAGCAGACGCTATTATTTTTATGGTTGATGTAGAATCAGGAATAACAGGAATGGATCAAGATGTTGCTAATCTACTTCGTAAGGTAGATAAGCCTGTTTTTTTGGTTGTAAATAAGGTGGATAATGGACAGAGAGCAACAAATGCAGTAGAATTTTATAATTTGGGCCTTGGCGAATATTATACTATTGCCAGTATTAATGGTAGTGGTACAGGAGAGCTTCTGGACGAATTGGTAAAAGTACTGCCCGAAAAAGATGAAGACGAATCCAGTGAATTACCAAGATTTGCAGTAGTAGGAAGACCTAATGCTGGTAAATCTTCTTTTATTAATGCTTTGATAGGAGAGGATCGATATATTGTCACCGATATTGCGGGAACTACTAGGGATGCAATTGATACCAAGTACAATCGTTTTGGATTCGAGTTTAATCTGGTAGATACTGCAGGAATACGACGTAAGTCTAAAGTGAAAGAAGATCTGGAGTTCTATTCTGTAATGCGATCGGTTCGAGCGATTGAACATAGTGATGTTTGTTTAATCGTTTTGGATGCTACCAGAGGTTTTGACGGACAGGTGCAAAATATTTTTTGGCTGGCAGAGCGTAATCGTAAAGGAATAGTAATCTTAGTTAATAAATGGGATCTCGTAGAAAATAAAGAGAGCAATACTTTAAAAGATTTTGAAAAATATATACGTAGAGAAATAGAACCATTTACAGATGTTCCTATTGTATTTATTTCGACTTTAACAAAGCAACGTATATTTAAAGCTATCGAAACTGCTGTAGAGGTGTATAAAAACAGATCTAAGAAGATCAAAACCAGCGAGCTTAATGATGTTTTATTGCCGATAATTGAACATAATCCACCACCTGCCTATAAAGGTAAATATGTGAAGATAAAGTATATTACACAATTACCAACACCGCAACCTCAATTTGCATTTTTCTGTAATTTACCTCAGTATATAAGAGATCCATACAAACGATTTCTCGAAAACCAGCTTCGTAAAGAGTTTAATTTTCATGGTGTACCAGTTTCGGTGTATTTAAGGAAGAAATAA
- a CDS encoding choice-of-anchor I family protein, producing the protein MKIFNKTILISAVTLSLFSACDPDDYHGGGNTSKLTFKKIGGFTNGTEGEGFAEISAFDPETDKLFVVNPKESELSVWDISDPGVPVQGVDISLIGNPNSVAVNKGIVAVALENSSNKQANGTIAIYNSDSQELLHTYPAGALPDMVTFSPNGKYIVAANEGEPNDLYTDDPEGSITVIEVATGQVSNISFTAFNGQTIGNDFRVFGLGASLAQDVEPEYVAISHDSKTAYVTLQENNGLAIVNLETKTIADIIGLGVKNYGLTNNQIDASDKDDIVGNFQNWPVLGFYHPDAITYTKIRGGRYLITANEGDSRDYDGFSEEKRVKDLTLDPVVFSDAATLQLDENLGRLKITTANGDIDGDGDYDKIYAYGARSFTIWSTSGAVIYDSGDQIGKTIFDLDPSAFNTNEGSVADKRSDDKGAEPEAVETLKVGDKTLLFVGLERTGGVLVYDVSNPSSPKFLEWLRDETDISPEGLIVVEAEDSPTENDLIIVTNEVSNTVAIYEINEKD; encoded by the coding sequence ATGAAAATTTTTAACAAAACTATTCTTATTTCCGCAGTTACATTAAGCCTTTTTAGCGCATGCGATCCTGATGATTATCATGGAGGTGGAAATACTAGTAAACTAACGTTCAAGAAAATTGGAGGGTTTACCAATGGAACGGAAGGTGAGGGATTTGCAGAGATTTCTGCTTTTGACCCAGAAACAGATAAACTTTTTGTTGTAAATCCAAAAGAATCAGAACTTTCGGTTTGGGATATTTCTGATCCCGGCGTACCTGTACAAGGAGTAGATATATCTCTGATTGGTAACCCCAATAGCGTAGCTGTAAATAAAGGGATAGTAGCTGTGGCTTTAGAAAATTCTTCAAACAAACAAGCAAACGGAACGATTGCAATTTATAATTCGGATTCACAAGAATTGCTACATACCTATCCAGCAGGAGCATTACCAGATATGGTAACTTTTAGCCCTAATGGGAAATATATTGTAGCAGCAAATGAGGGAGAACCTAATGATTTGTATACGGATGATCCAGAAGGATCAATAACTGTTATAGAGGTTGCTACCGGGCAGGTTTCGAATATAAGTTTTACAGCTTTTAATGGTCAGACTATTGGTAATGATTTTCGGGTTTTTGGACTAGGAGCATCTTTGGCACAAGATGTAGAGCCAGAATATGTAGCTATTTCTCATGATTCGAAAACAGCATATGTTACGTTGCAGGAAAATAATGGATTGGCAATCGTCAATCTAGAAACTAAAACAATTGCAGATATTATTGGGCTGGGGGTAAAAAATTATGGATTAACAAATAATCAAATAGATGCTAGTGATAAAGATGATATTGTAGGGAATTTTCAAAATTGGCCAGTTTTAGGATTTTATCACCCAGATGCTATAACGTATACTAAGATCAGAGGAGGACGATACTTAATAACTGCAAATGAAGGAGATTCCAGAGATTATGATGGGTTTTCTGAAGAAAAGAGAGTAAAAGATCTTACACTTGACCCTGTTGTTTTTTCTGATGCAGCTACTTTACAATTAGATGAGAATTTGGGAAGATTAAAAATTACCACAGCAAATGGAGATATTGATGGAGATGGAGATTATGACAAAATTTATGCTTATGGTGCGAGATCATTTACGATTTGGTCTACATCGGGAGCAGTCATATATGATAGTGGAGATCAAATAGGAAAAACGATTTTTGATCTGGATCCAAGTGCTTTTAATACTAATGAAGGGAGTGTAGCTGATAAAAGATCTGATGATAAAGGAGCAGAGCCAGAAGCTGTAGAAACTCTTAAAGTAGGTGATAAAACACTCCTTTTTGTGGGGTTAGAGAGAACAGGAGGAGTTTTGGTATATGATGTATCTAATCCATCTAGTCCAAAATTTTTAGAATGGTTAAGGGATGAGACAGATATTTCTCCAGAAGGATTAATTGTTGTTGAAGCAGAAGATAGTCCAACAGAAAATGATTTGATTATTGTAACTAATGAAGTGTCTAATACTGTTGCTATTTATGAAATAAATGAAAAAGATTGA
- a CDS encoding CapA family protein: MRKLFLIVFVFGFCSSIQAQKYSKEVLDSMYVIVQNTQQKLAKPKYIKIMAVGDIMMGTDFPNDSYLPPEGKGPFDDVNTILSQADLLFGNLEGTLTDEGENAKRCSDPSKCYSFRSPEYFGKYLEETGFDVMSIANNHIGDFGEIGIKNTSKTLEKHNIAYAGVFAQPSTVFEKDGITYGFCAFAPNKDCIKIHNLTNAKKIVTELKQKVDIVIVSFHGGAEGLKYTHVPRKTERFYGEDRGDVYRFAHTMIDAGADIIIGHGPHVSRAFEVYKNKFIAYSLGNFCTYSRFNLSGIKGYAPIAEIEIDTDGNFVKGKLHSAKQIDEVYPFIDEKKRALKEIKQLTDEDFPESKLMFEDDGSFTQQKE, translated from the coding sequence ATGCGCAAACTATTTCTTATTGTCTTCGTTTTTGGTTTTTGTTCTTCTATACAAGCTCAAAAATATTCAAAAGAAGTACTGGACTCGATGTACGTAATAGTCCAAAATACCCAACAAAAATTAGCAAAACCTAAATATATTAAAATCATGGCCGTTGGTGATATCATGATGGGAACCGATTTCCCTAATGATAGCTATTTACCTCCCGAAGGCAAAGGTCCTTTTGATGATGTTAATACTATACTTAGTCAAGCAGATTTGCTTTTTGGCAATTTAGAAGGCACACTTACTGATGAAGGTGAGAATGCTAAACGCTGTTCTGATCCATCAAAATGTTATTCATTTAGGTCACCAGAATATTTTGGAAAATACCTTGAAGAAACTGGGTTTGATGTAATGAGTATTGCTAATAATCACATTGGCGATTTTGGTGAAATAGGAATCAAAAACACCTCTAAAACTCTCGAAAAGCACAATATTGCTTATGCCGGAGTATTTGCTCAGCCTTCTACAGTTTTCGAAAAAGATGGTATCACGTATGGATTTTGCGCTTTTGCCCCTAACAAGGATTGCATAAAAATTCACAACTTAACCAATGCTAAAAAAATCGTAACCGAACTCAAACAAAAGGTAGATATTGTGATTGTTTCTTTTCATGGAGGTGCAGAAGGCCTAAAATACACTCATGTTCCCAGAAAAACAGAACGTTTTTATGGTGAAGATCGCGGTGATGTCTATCGTTTTGCACATACCATGATCGATGCTGGTGCTGATATTATTATAGGACATGGACCACATGTTTCGAGAGCTTTTGAGGTATACAAAAACAAATTTATAGCATACAGTTTGGGTAATTTCTGTACCTATTCCCGATTTAATCTAAGTGGCATAAAAGGATATGCTCCAATTGCAGAAATCGAAATTGACACCGATGGTAATTTTGTTAAAGGAAAGCTTCATTCTGCCAAACAAATAGATGAAGTATATCCGTTTATAGATGAGAAAAAGAGAGCTCTAAAGGAAATTAAACAATTAACAGACGAGGATTTTCCTGAAAGTAAACTCATGTTTGAAGATGATGGAAGTTTTACACAACAAAAAGAATAA
- the alaS gene encoding alanine--tRNA ligase codes for MKSQEVRNQFLEFFKSKKHGIVPSAPMVIKDDPTLMFTNAGMNQFKEFFLGNGIPKSNRITDTQKCLRVSGKHNDLEEVGMDTYHHTMFEMLGNWSFGDYFKKEAIQWAWELLTEVYGIDKEILYVSVFEGAKDENLDMDKEAYDLWTAIVPEERIIMGNKKDNFWEMGDQGPCGPCSEIHVDIRSDEEKAKTPGRDLVNMDHPQVVEIWNLVFMQYNRKADGSLEKLPAQHVDTGMGFERLCMVLQGVKSNYDTDVFTPLIREIETITNSTYDKNSLPTNDDGKVSVAIRVIADHVRAVSFSIADGQLPSNTGAGYVIRRILRRAIRYGFTFLDSKEPFIYKLVETLSKQMSKAFPELKAQKNLITNVIKEEEQSFLRTLDQGLVLLENVIKNTKGNIISGEKAFELYDTFGFPIDLTALILSEQGYELDEKAFEVELQKQKDRSRAASQVTAGDWKILLDDNTIENFIGYDHLKTDVKVTRYRKVNSKKDGELYQLVFDKTPFYPEGGGQVGDKGYLEVPNGDVVYIIDTKKENNLIIHFTKNLPKHIDETLTAVVDEKQRSRSASNHTATHLMHQALRTILGTHVEQKGSMVHSGNLRFDFSHFTKMTAEELKEVEHFVNARIREQLPLEEQRNISYDQAIAEGAIALFGEKYGDTVRAIRFGESMELCGGTHVKNTSSIWHFKIVSESAIAAGIRRIEAITGDAAKEFFTTQSEAYGEVKAVLKTKDPLKTIVSLQEENTSLKKQIEALLKDKAKNLKGDLKSEFENINGVKFLAKKVDLDAAGIKDLSFELGGELENIVVLFGSDQKGKALLSCYISKNLVDEKKLNAGQMVRELGKYIQGGGGGQPFFATAGGKNPEGIEEALENAKQYLK; via the coding sequence ATGAAATCCCAAGAAGTAAGAAATCAATTTTTAGAGTTTTTTAAATCCAAAAAACATGGCATCGTGCCTTCTGCACCAATGGTGATCAAGGATGATCCTACGTTAATGTTCACTAATGCGGGGATGAACCAGTTTAAAGAATTCTTTTTAGGCAATGGTATTCCGAAAAGTAATCGAATAACCGATACCCAAAAATGCTTACGAGTAAGCGGTAAACATAATGATTTGGAAGAAGTAGGTATGGATACTTACCATCATACCATGTTTGAAATGCTTGGGAATTGGAGTTTTGGAGATTATTTTAAAAAAGAAGCCATTCAATGGGCCTGGGAATTGTTGACCGAAGTATATGGTATAGATAAAGAAATTCTTTATGTTTCTGTTTTCGAAGGTGCGAAAGATGAAAATCTGGATATGGATAAAGAAGCCTATGATCTTTGGACAGCCATTGTTCCAGAAGAACGTATCATCATGGGGAATAAGAAAGATAATTTCTGGGAAATGGGAGATCAGGGACCTTGCGGACCTTGTTCTGAGATTCATGTTGATATCCGTTCAGATGAAGAAAAAGCTAAAACCCCTGGCCGGGACTTGGTGAATATGGATCATCCGCAAGTGGTAGAGATCTGGAATCTGGTTTTTATGCAATATAATCGAAAAGCAGATGGATCATTAGAGAAGTTGCCTGCACAGCATGTAGATACCGGAATGGGGTTCGAACGTTTGTGTATGGTATTGCAAGGAGTGAAGTCAAATTATGATACAGATGTTTTTACGCCTTTAATTCGAGAAATTGAAACGATTACGAATTCTACATACGATAAAAATAGCTTGCCAACTAATGATGATGGAAAAGTGAGTGTTGCAATTCGTGTTATTGCCGATCATGTTAGAGCCGTGTCATTTTCTATTGCAGATGGCCAACTGCCCAGTAATACGGGAGCGGGATATGTGATCCGAAGAATTTTGCGTAGAGCTATTCGATATGGCTTTACTTTTCTGGATTCCAAAGAACCTTTTATCTATAAGCTGGTAGAAACACTTAGCAAACAAATGAGTAAAGCTTTTCCTGAATTGAAAGCTCAGAAAAACTTAATCACTAATGTAATTAAAGAAGAAGAACAATCTTTTTTAAGAACATTGGATCAGGGACTAGTATTGTTAGAAAATGTGATCAAGAATACCAAAGGAAATATAATCTCTGGAGAGAAAGCTTTTGAATTGTATGATACTTTTGGTTTTCCGATTGATCTAACAGCTTTAATTTTAAGTGAGCAAGGATATGAATTAGATGAAAAAGCTTTTGAAGTAGAACTCCAGAAACAAAAAGATAGATCCAGAGCAGCATCACAAGTAACTGCAGGAGATTGGAAAATATTGCTAGATGATAATACGATAGAAAATTTTATTGGATATGATCATCTTAAAACAGATGTAAAGGTAACCCGTTATCGCAAAGTAAATAGCAAGAAAGATGGAGAGCTGTATCAGTTGGTATTTGATAAAACACCATTTTACCCCGAAGGAGGAGGGCAGGTTGGAGACAAAGGATACCTAGAAGTACCTAATGGTGATGTGGTATATATAATAGATACCAAGAAAGAAAATAATCTTATTATTCATTTTACTAAAAACTTGCCTAAGCATATAGATGAGACTTTGACTGCTGTAGTAGATGAAAAACAGCGTTCGAGATCTGCTTCAAATCATACAGCAACACATTTGATGCATCAGGCATTGCGTACAATTCTAGGTACTCATGTTGAACAAAAGGGATCGATGGTTCATAGTGGTAATTTGCGTTTTGATTTCTCTCATTTTACTAAAATGACTGCCGAAGAATTGAAAGAAGTTGAGCATTTTGTGAATGCGAGAATCCGAGAGCAGCTTCCATTAGAAGAACAGCGTAATATTTCTTATGATCAGGCAATAGCAGAAGGAGCTATTGCACTATTTGGAGAAAAATATGGAGACACGGTAAGAGCCATACGATTTGGAGAATCTATGGAGCTTTGCGGAGGTACTCATGTAAAAAACACTAGTAGTATATGGCATTTTAAAATTGTATCAGAAAGTGCAATTGCAGCAGGAATTCGTAGAATTGAAGCAATTACCGGTGATGCAGCAAAAGAATTTTTTACAACTCAATCTGAGGCATATGGAGAAGTGAAAGCAGTTCTTAAAACAAAGGATCCTCTAAAAACAATAGTGTCATTACAAGAAGAAAATACAAGTCTTAAAAAACAGATTGAAGCTCTCCTTAAAGATAAAGCCAAAAATCTAAAAGGAGACCTTAAATCAGAATTTGAGAATATAAATGGGGTTAAATTTCTGGCCAAAAAAGTAGATTTAGATGCTGCAGGGATTAAAGACTTGTCATTTGAATTAGGAGGTGAACTTGAAAATATTGTAGTACTATTTGGATCAGATCAGAAAGGTAAGGCTTTGTTGTCATGTTATATTTCTAAGAATTTGGTAGATGAGAAAAAATTGAATGCAGGACAGATGGTTCGCGAACTTGGTAA